The following coding sequences lie in one Ostrinia nubilalis chromosome 2, ilOstNubi1.1, whole genome shotgun sequence genomic window:
- the LOC135078160 gene encoding golgin subfamily A member 5, whose product MLDLLKYEKKSKKNKLCELEKVYEHLLIESTKSELVKSKSSTRARKHASHLENEIHKVLIQWTEAELVKKKYLTIRQALVDDSVKFESSLSRIEDMLNKQREEIMKLENVREEAAEMRIRATAATAAEAARAHDAEHNRASERVYFAQRFAERKRELEKLEKRIFPPQEHNSASERVYFAQRFAERKRELEKRIFPPQARQVVRQDSTRSTEGEAVTEESSAAAQMEEIFQRLMKLTGVTDTDEVFDRFRAQRETSKRLNYLQQTTEEEKLELESSQTALMAELEAFKFASVKDKDEGQDQINELKEEIRKEEETQAELEDKLEELTTVLLDIKRLLYDLCKMLDVIPEPTMPEWTAEARDVQELVQVLTQRYDKACARADEIRIKHGETTLIAVPSNPTSRPSSVAGVSVSHSTPKETEKAVPTYKELVQKEPVRGPASDEEEDIPSRCYLKRQAQLIIDTKCRRKGFRGFPRK is encoded by the exons ATGCTTGACCTATTGAAGTATGAGAAGAAAAGCAAGAAGAACAAACTGTGCGAGTTGGAAAAGGTGTACGAACATCTTCTGATAGAGAGCACTAAAAGTGAACTTGTCAAATCCAAATCTTCGACGAGAGCTAGaaaa CACGCATCGCATTTAGAAAACGAAATTCACAAAGTTCTGATACAATGGACAGAGGCGGAGCTGGTGAAGAAGAAATACCTTACAATAAG ACAGGCACTGGTCGACGACTCGGTCAAGTTCGAAAGCTCATTATCGAGAATTGAAGATATGCTGAACAAACAAAGGGAAGAAATTATGAAATTAGAA AACGTCCGCGAAGAAGCAGCAGAGATGCGCATTCGAGCAACCGCAGCGACCGCGGCggaggcggcgcgggcgcacgacGCGGAACACAATCGCGCTTCGGAACGCGTCTACTTCGCGCAGCGCTTCGCTGAGCGGAAGCGCGAGCTAGAGAAGCTGGAGAAGCGCATCTTTCCGCCTCAGG AGCACAACAGCGCTTCGGAACGCGTCTACTTCGCGCAGCGCTTCGCTGAGCGGAAGCGCGAGCTGGAGAAGCGCATCTTTCCGCCTCAGG CACGTCAAGTGGTGCGCCAGGACTCCACCAGGTCCACGGAGGGAGAGGCCGTCACTGAGGAGTCTTCAGCCGCTGCACAGATGGAGGAGATCTTCCAACGGCTCATGAAACTTACAG GAGTCACAGACACAGACGAAGTGTTCGACCGTTTCCGCGCCCAGCGAGAGACCTCCAAGCGTCTAAACTACCTCCAGCAGACGACAGAGGAAGAAAAGCTGGAGTTGGAATCCAGCCAGACTGCACTAATGGCTGAACTGGAGGCGTTTAAATTCGCCTCGGTTAAAGATAAGGATga AGGTCAAGACCAAATCAATGAGCTGAAAGAAGAAatacgaaaagaagaagaaacacAAGCAGAGCTGGAGGATAAGCTTGAGGAACTTACTACTGTGCTTCTGGACATCAAGCGACTACTGTATGATCTGTGTAAAATGTTAGAT GTAATCCCAGAGCCGACGATGCCCGAATGGACGGCGGAGGCGCGCGACGTGCAGGAGCTGGTACAAGTGCTGACGCAGCGGTATGACAaggcgtgcgcgcgcgcagacGAGATACGGATCAAGCACGGCGAGACCACGCTCATCGCTGTGCCTTCTAAC CCAACAAGCCGTCCATCATCAGTGGCTGGAGTCAGCGTCAGCCACAGTACCCCCAAGGAGACAGAGAAAGCTGTTCCAACTTACAAGGAGCTGGTGCAGAAGGAACCTGTCAGAGGGCCTG